Proteins encoded within one genomic window of Micromonospora halotolerans:
- a CDS encoding DUF302 domain-containing protein, translated as MNDGLVTRRSARDVGETVSALRAEAERVGAAVAAVVDHAAAARKAGLSMPDTQVIIFGNPQAGTPLMQARPEIAIDLPMRLMVRDDGQPGSLVTWQDPAYLARRYGLGEDQLAALNAPAKIASALDGR; from the coding sequence GTGAACGACGGATTGGTGACCAGGCGGAGCGCCCGCGATGTCGGAGAGACGGTCTCTGCCCTGCGGGCCGAGGCCGAACGCGTGGGGGCTGCGGTGGCGGCGGTGGTCGACCATGCGGCGGCCGCCCGCAAGGCCGGGCTGAGTATGCCCGACACACAGGTGATCATCTTCGGGAACCCGCAGGCGGGCACCCCGCTCATGCAGGCCCGTCCCGAGATCGCCATCGACCTGCCAATGCGACTGATGGTGCGGGACGACGGCCAGCCTGGCTCGCTCGTCACCTGGCAGGACCCCGCGTACCTCGCCCGGCGGTACGGGCTCGGCGAGGATCAGCTCGCAGCGCTGAACGCCCCGGCCAAGATCGCCTCCGCGCTCGACGGCCGCTGA